In one Halosimplex halophilum genomic region, the following are encoded:
- a CDS encoding saccharopine dehydrogenase family protein, which yields MDDVTFAVLGTGGIGRRTLDVARHKEGLTPVAACDRNGVAVDHDGLDVAELLDATEGNIASGPEADGDTPATPESDYASDGGAAAAEGGSVDDGVKQAGEGAGVVASAQGEPTETPIDDVIAESDAVDAVLIALPNLEHDFVPRVAERFADAGYEGVLVDVLKRSRVIGMLDDRAEALESSGITFVCGAGATPGFLTGAAALAAQSFVEVESVEIRWGVGLKSGYEDNRGTVREDIAHLDGYDIERAREMSEDEIEELVAERGGQLEFHDMEHADDVLLERAGVCDAEDVSVGGVLDVRSDEKPTTTTVRVTGTTFDGERGTNTFELDDATSMAANVNGPALGYLKAAVLRNRAGDYGVYGPTEVMPRF from the coding sequence ATGGACGACGTGACATTCGCGGTACTCGGTACCGGCGGCATCGGCAGACGAACGCTCGACGTGGCGCGGCACAAAGAGGGTCTCACGCCCGTCGCGGCCTGCGACCGCAACGGCGTCGCGGTCGACCACGACGGCCTGGACGTGGCCGAACTGCTCGACGCGACCGAGGGCAACATCGCCTCCGGACCGGAGGCCGACGGCGACACGCCCGCGACGCCGGAGAGCGACTACGCCTCGGACGGCGGCGCGGCCGCGGCGGAAGGCGGATCCGTCGACGACGGCGTGAAACAGGCCGGCGAGGGCGCCGGCGTCGTCGCCAGCGCCCAGGGCGAACCGACGGAGACGCCCATCGACGACGTGATCGCCGAGAGCGACGCCGTCGACGCGGTCCTGATCGCGCTCCCGAACCTCGAACACGACTTCGTCCCCCGGGTGGCCGAGCGGTTCGCCGACGCGGGCTACGAGGGCGTCCTCGTCGACGTGCTCAAGCGCTCGCGGGTCATCGGGATGCTCGACGACCGCGCCGAGGCCCTCGAATCGAGCGGCATCACCTTCGTCTGCGGCGCGGGCGCGACGCCCGGCTTCCTGACCGGCGCCGCGGCGCTGGCCGCCCAGTCGTTCGTCGAGGTCGAGAGCGTCGAGATCCGGTGGGGCGTCGGCCTCAAGTCCGGCTACGAGGACAACCGCGGCACCGTCCGCGAGGACATCGCCCACCTCGACGGCTACGACATCGAGCGGGCCCGCGAGATGAGCGAGGACGAGATCGAGGAACTGGTCGCCGAGCGCGGCGGACAGCTGGAGTTCCACGACATGGAACACGCCGACGACGTGCTGCTGGAGCGGGCGGGCGTCTGCGACGCCGAGGACGTGTCCGTCGGCGGGGTCCTCGACGTGCGCTCCGACGAGAAGCCGACGACGACCACCGTCCGCGTCACCGGGACGACCTTCGACGGCGAGCGCGGGACGAACACCTTCGAACTGGACGACGCGACGAGCATGGCGGCCAACGTCAACGGGCCGGCGCTGGGCTACCTGAAGGCCGCGGTCCTCCGAAATCGCGCCGGCGACTACGGCGTCTACGGCCCGACCGAGGTCATGCCCCGCTTCTGA
- the bioB gene encoding biotin synthase BioB — MVYETGNRTIDDAVERVLAGERLTRRDGLALVAQPVEQLAAAADAVRAEFGDGTVDACSIVNAKAGDCAEDCGFCAQSVHFDTGIDTYGFLDPEKILEAAKRAERDGAQRFGIVVAEKGVSKEHRPGEWEEVLRAIRLVRDETDVEVDASLGILTEEEAAVLAEEGINHYNHNVETSPNFFPEIVDSHSFEDRVETLEVAKEAGMDLCAGVILGMGESPTDRVDAAIALQDVGVSSLPVNVLNPVAGTPLGERFDDGADITTEEIVSTIAVYRLLHPEARVRLTGGREANLDEDEQHLPFEAGADGMLTGDYLTTEGQSPADDIEVVERAGLEPNTDANDFDPAAVKARHADAGTDESAAAAGDADAPDVETPSDAETAAGSATSNVSD, encoded by the coding sequence GTGGTTTACGAGACCGGCAACCGGACGATAGACGACGCCGTCGAGCGCGTGCTGGCGGGCGAGCGGCTGACGCGGCGCGACGGGCTGGCGCTGGTCGCACAGCCGGTCGAGCAGCTGGCCGCGGCGGCCGACGCCGTCCGCGCCGAGTTCGGCGACGGCACCGTCGACGCCTGCTCGATCGTCAACGCGAAGGCGGGCGACTGCGCCGAGGACTGCGGCTTCTGCGCCCAGTCGGTCCACTTCGACACCGGCATCGACACCTACGGCTTCCTCGACCCCGAGAAGATTCTGGAGGCGGCGAAACGAGCCGAACGCGACGGCGCCCAGCGATTCGGGATCGTCGTCGCCGAGAAGGGCGTCTCGAAGGAACACCGCCCCGGGGAGTGGGAGGAGGTCCTCCGGGCCATCCGACTGGTCCGCGACGAGACCGACGTGGAGGTCGACGCCTCGCTGGGCATCCTCACCGAGGAGGAGGCGGCGGTCCTGGCCGAGGAGGGGATCAACCACTACAACCACAACGTCGAGACCTCGCCGAACTTCTTCCCGGAGATCGTCGACAGCCACTCCTTCGAGGACCGGGTGGAGACCCTGGAGGTCGCGAAGGAGGCCGGCATGGACCTGTGTGCCGGCGTCATCCTCGGGATGGGCGAGAGTCCGACCGACCGGGTGGACGCGGCCATCGCGTTGCAGGACGTGGGCGTCTCCTCGCTGCCGGTGAACGTCCTGAATCCCGTCGCCGGGACGCCGCTGGGCGAGCGCTTCGACGACGGCGCCGACATCACGACCGAGGAGATCGTCTCGACCATCGCAGTGTATCGGCTGCTCCACCCCGAGGCGCGAGTGCGGCTGACCGGCGGCCGCGAGGCCAACCTCGACGAAGACGAACAGCACCTCCCGTTCGAGGCGGGCGCCGACGGGATGCTCACCGGCGACTACCTCACGACGGAGGGCCAGTCGCCCGCGGACGACATCGAGGTCGTCGAGCGCGCCGGACTGGAACCGAACACGGATGCCAACGACTTCGACCCGGCGGCGGTGAAGGCCCGCCACGCCGACGCCGGAACCGACGAGTCGGCGGCGGCCGCCGGCGACGCGGACGCGCCCGACGTGGAGACCCCCAGCGACGCGGAGACGGCCGCGGGCAGCGCGACCAGCAACGTCTCCGACTGA